In a single window of the Terriglobales bacterium genome:
- a CDS encoding MBL fold metallo-hydrolase, producing MMDVPLRRRARNFTRLIRHSAVTPRTGHTHRPILARNGELAMTFIGHSAFFVQLAHQNLMLDPNFARWLFVLKRLRRPGLRVPDLPPIDAVLVTHAHFDHLHRPSLRAIARATRRLTGTAPAIIVPRDVRDLVYRLGFREIIEMDWWETHRLGGVEITHVPSRHWGARVLTDMHRGYGGYVLRHGRQSIYHAGDTAYFEGFREIGRRLRPDLALLPIGAYDPPSFRAVHTSPADAVQAFLDLGSRWMVPMHYGSFRLSHEPFHQPLEYLAAEARRHGVHDRVVVLEEGVTRFF from the coding sequence ATGATGGACGTTCCTTTGCGCCGCCGGGCGCGCAACTTCACGCGCCTCATCCGCCACTCGGCGGTTACGCCGCGCACCGGCCACACTCACCGCCCCATCCTGGCTCGCAACGGCGAGCTGGCCATGACCTTCATCGGTCACTCTGCCTTCTTCGTCCAGCTCGCCCACCAGAACCTGATGCTGGACCCCAACTTTGCCCGCTGGCTGTTCGTGCTCAAGCGCCTGCGCCGTCCCGGCCTGCGCGTCCCTGACCTGCCGCCCATCGACGCCGTGCTGGTCACGCACGCTCATTTCGACCACCTGCATCGGCCGTCGCTTCGCGCTATCGCGCGCGCCACCCGCCGCCTCACCGGGACCGCGCCGGCCATCATTGTGCCCCGCGACGTCCGCGATCTGGTGTACCGCCTCGGGTTCCGCGAAATCATCGAAATGGATTGGTGGGAGACCCACCGCCTGGGCGGCGTCGAGATCACCCACGTGCCCTCCCGCCACTGGGGCGCCCGCGTCCTCACTGACATGCACCGCGGGTACGGCGGCTACGTCCTCCGCCATGGCCGCCAATCCATCTACCATGCCGGCGATACCGCCTACTTCGAAGGCTTCCGCGAGATCGGCCGCCGCTTGCGTCCCGATCTGGCCCTGCTTCCTATCGGCGCCTACGATCCGCCCAGCTTCCGCGCCGTTCACACCAGTCCGGCCGACGCCGTCCAGGCGTTTCTCGACCTGGGTTCGCGCTGGATGGTGCCCATGCACTACGGCAGCTTCCGCCTCTCCCACGAGCCTTTCCACCAGCCCCTGGAATACCTCGCCGCCGAAGCCCGCCGCCACGGCGTCCATGACCGGGTCGTGGTGTTGGAAGAAGGAGTAACTCGTTTCTTCTAG